A genomic window from Lycium barbarum isolate Lr01 chromosome 4, ASM1917538v2, whole genome shotgun sequence includes:
- the LOC132635909 gene encoding acyl-lipid (9-3)-desaturase-like: MADSRKYMTSEDLKNHNKPGDLWISIQGKVYDVSDWIKEHPGGDFPLLNLAGQDVTDAFVAYHPATAWQYLDKFFTGFYLKDYSASEVSKDYRRLVSEFTKLGLFEKKGHVCLFTMCLMAMSFSMSIYGILFCQGVLAHLISGGLMGLFWIQSGWIGHDSGHYKVMSTKGLNRFAQVLTGNCLAGISIAWWKWNHNAHHIACNSLEYDPDLQHMPFFAVSSKFFSSLTSYFYDRKMNFDSFTRFLVSNQHWTFYPVMCLARLNLFAQSFILLLSKKNVPYRVQELLGVVSFWIWYPLLVSCLPNWGERIMFVLASFTVTGIQHVQFCLNHFSSDVYVAPPKGNDWFEKQTNGSLDISCPSWMDWFHGGLQFQIEHHLFPRLPRSQLRKVSPFVIDLCKKHGLPYNCVSFLKANVLTIDTLRAAALQARDLTKSVPKNLVWEAVNTHG; the protein is encoded by the coding sequence ATGGCAGATTCAAGAAAGTACATGACTAGTGAGGAtctcaagaatcacaacaaaccAGGGGATCTATGGATATCCATTCAGGGTAAGGTTTATGATGTATCAGATTGGATTAAAGAACACCCTGGTGGTGATTTCCCACTGTTAAATCTTGCTGGCCAGGATGTTACTGATGCATTTGTTGCATACCATCCTGCTACTGCTTGGCAGTATCTTGATAAGTTCTTTACTGGGTTTTACCTTAAAGATTATTCTGCTTCTGAGGTGTCTAAAGATTATAGAAGGCTTGTTTCTGAGTTCACTAAACTTGGGTTGTTTGAAAAGAAAGGCCATGTTTGTTTATTCACCATGTGTTTGATGGCAATGTCGTTTTCCATGAGTATTTATGGAATCTTGTTTTGCCAAGGTGTGTTAGCACATTTGATAAGTGGTGGCTTGATGGGATTATTTTGGATTCAGAGTGGATGGATTGGTCATGATTCAGGGCATTATAAAGTAATGAGCACCAAAGGGCTCAACAGATTTGCTCAAGTACTTACTGGGAATTGCCTTGCTGGAATTAGCATTGCTTGGTGGAAGTGGAACCACAATGCTCATCACATTGCTTGCAACAGTCTTGAATATGACCCTGATCTTCAACACATGCCTTTCTTTGCGGTATCTTCCAAGTTTTTCAGCTCACTCACTTCTTATTTTTATGATAGGAAGATGAATTTTGATTCTTTTACTAGGTTCTTGGTTAGTAATCAGCATTGGACTTTTTATCCTGTCATGTGTTTAGCTAGACTCAATTTGTTTGCACAGTCATTCATATTGTTGTTATCCAAGAAAAATGTGCCCTATCGAGTTCAGGAGCTTTTGGGGGTGGTTTCATTCTGGATTTGGTATCCATTGCTTGTTTCATGCTTGCCAAATTGGGGTGAAAGAATTATGTTTGTTCTTGCTAGTTTCACAGTGACTGGAATTCAACATGTTCAATTCTGTTTGAACCATTTCTCATCCGACGTTTACGTTGCACCACCTAAAGGAAATGATTGGTTTGAGAAGCAAACTAATGGATCTCTTGACATATCATGCCCCAGTTGGATGGATTGGTTTCATGGTGGATTGCAGTTTCAGATTGAGCATCATTTGTTTCCTAGATTACCAAGATCCCAACTGAGGAAAGTTTCACCGTTCGTGATAGACCTTTGCAAAAAGCATGGTTTACCTTACAATTGTGTCTCCTTCTTGAAGGCTAATGTTTTGACCATTGACACCCTCAGAGCCGCAGCTTTGCAGGCTCGGGATTTGACCAAGTCAGTCCCAAAGAATTTAGTTTGGGAAGCTGTCAACACTCACGGTTGA